The following proteins are encoded in a genomic region of Candidatus Zixiibacteriota bacterium:
- a CDS encoding MarR family winged helix-turn-helix transcriptional regulator, with translation MSKHRNILSPPFGRTIGMTARAFKKRLSRNLLNSGTDITADQFITLMNVRLRNGLCQRSVTDILGCDKTKTTRIIDALEKRKLVTRVPDKVDRRQKIVHVTTKGRATCLRLQLVGETTQKEALRGVQAGRLKICRGVLDQVLDNLNRRDETND, from the coding sequence ATGAGTAAACACCGAAACATATTGTCACCCCCTTTTGGACGCACCATCGGCATGACAGCCAGGGCGTTCAAGAAGAGGCTGAGCCGCAATCTGCTCAACTCCGGAACCGATATCACGGCCGATCAGTTTATTACACTGATGAATGTGCGACTCAGAAACGGACTGTGTCAGCGGTCGGTTACGGACATACTCGGATGCGACAAGACCAAGACGACGCGGATTATTGACGCTCTGGAGAAAAGAAAACTGGTCACCCGGGTGCCTGACAAAGTGGACCGACGACAAAAGATTGTTCATGTCACGACCAAAGGTAGAGCGACCTGTCTTCGGCTTCAGTTAGTTGGAGAAACAACACAAAAGGAAGCGCTTCGCGGAGTGCAGGCAGGCCGGTTGAAAATCTGCCGCGGAGTGCTGGATCAGGTTTTGGATAACCTGAATAGGAGAGATGAAACCAATGATTGA
- a CDS encoding acetate kinase, with product MKLLVINCGSSSIKYQLIDSETEAALAMGNVSRIGMAGAVLTHKPFDRPEVKVSGEILDHIVAIQYVVSILMSENHGVIADKSEIAAVGHRVVHGGETFTEPVLVTPELMQKLRSLIELAPLHNPHNIRGINAAMKTLPGVPQVAMFDTAFHHRMPPHAYIYGIPYVLYKRYAIRRYGFHGMSHRFVSNRTADILGRPIEELKIVTCHLGSGASMAAVKGGVSVDTSMGFTPLEGLLMSTRSGDVDPAIILHIMAREELNLHEANTLLNKHSGLSGLSGVSSDLRDIESAAADGNKNAQLAIDVYCYRLKKYIAGYAAAMSGLDALVFTAGVGENSSMVRSRTCEDLAWMGISLDESLNTECQATETVISATDSKVQVLVVPTNEELVIARETKRLVESIKQAEPAKAGQVE from the coding sequence ATGAAGTTGTTGGTGATCAACTGTGGCTCGTCCTCAATAAAGTACCAGCTTATCGACTCCGAAACCGAAGCGGCTCTGGCCATGGGAAACGTCTCGCGGATAGGTATGGCCGGCGCCGTACTTACGCACAAGCCGTTCGACCGACCGGAAGTAAAGGTGTCAGGCGAAATCCTCGATCACATAGTTGCTATCCAGTATGTCGTGTCGATTTTGATGTCGGAAAACCACGGTGTTATTGCAGACAAGTCCGAGATTGCCGCTGTGGGTCATCGCGTGGTGCACGGCGGTGAGACGTTTACAGAACCGGTTTTGGTCACGCCGGAGTTGATGCAGAAACTGCGTTCACTTATCGAACTGGCTCCGCTGCACAATCCACATAATATTCGCGGCATCAACGCAGCCATGAAAACGCTGCCCGGGGTGCCGCAGGTAGCTATGTTCGACACTGCTTTTCATCATCGGATGCCCCCCCATGCCTACATTTACGGCATCCCTTATGTGCTGTACAAACGGTATGCTATCCGGCGCTACGGTTTCCACGGCATGTCACACAGGTTCGTCAGTAACCGCACAGCCGACATTCTTGGTCGACCGATTGAAGAGCTTAAGATAGTCACTTGTCACCTGGGAAGTGGTGCTTCGATGGCCGCGGTCAAAGGCGGCGTGTCGGTGGATACCTCGATGGGCTTCACGCCACTGGAAGGGTTGTTGATGAGTACGCGGTCAGGTGATGTCGACCCGGCCATTATCCTGCACATCATGGCGCGCGAAGAACTCAACCTGCACGAGGCCAATACGCTGTTGAACAAGCATTCCGGCCTGTCTGGGCTTTCCGGAGTGTCGTCGGATCTGCGCGACATCGAGAGCGCCGCGGCCGACGGCAACAAAAACGCACAGTTGGCCATCGATGTTTACTGTTACCGACTAAAAAAGTACATTGCCGGGTACGCTGCGGCGATGAGTGGACTCGATGCATTGGTATTTACAGCCGGCGTTGGCGAGAACTCGTCGATGGTACGATCCAGAACATGCGAAGACCTGGCATGGATGGGTATCTCGTTGGATGAATCCCTGAACACTGAGTGCCAGGCCACCGAAACGGTGATTTCTGCCACTGACAGCAAAGTTCAGGTGCTGGTCGTGCCGACCAATGAGGAACTGGTCATCGCGCGCGAGACGAAACGGCTTGTGGAGTCGATTAAGCAAGCGGAACCTGCTAAGGCTGGGCAGGTGGAGTAG
- a CDS encoding efflux RND transporter periplasmic adaptor subunit has product MNRVTKVILPLVILGLGALSMMVFLGLRSDPPPREHTPRPKIVQAYLVDIHPVATDITAYGRVVSAQPLELYSEVSGELMSGQVEFQPAQDFSRGDLLLKIDDRQARLRLNSSKSELLSALAMALPEIKTDFGEAWEDWREFFSGCDFDRGLPALPETSSERLKLLLARFNVYKLYYAVRDHEIVLEKHLFYAPFDGSILQVNLRSGSTARSGSLLGSIISLERQEVQVSLPASELGWIDDSRPVVLTSSETAESWRGRVARIGKNVDTRTQTVDLFVAVDQHGAPPLLNGVFLQASIPGRTIDSAVTIPRSAIYDDKSVYRVVDSKLQSCEVTVARWEVDSAIVAAGLNNGDTLVVEALQGVTAGMPATPKLSSDEGNL; this is encoded by the coding sequence ATGAACCGAGTTACCAAGGTTATCTTGCCGCTCGTGATTCTGGGCTTGGGCGCGCTTTCCATGATGGTATTTCTGGGACTGCGCTCGGACCCGCCGCCGCGGGAACACACTCCACGACCGAAGATCGTTCAGGCTTATCTGGTGGATATTCATCCGGTAGCTACAGATATCACCGCCTATGGCCGGGTGGTCAGCGCACAACCGCTGGAATTGTACAGTGAAGTATCCGGAGAACTTATGTCCGGCCAGGTTGAGTTTCAGCCGGCTCAGGATTTTTCCAGGGGTGATCTCCTGCTCAAGATTGACGATCGACAGGCCCGGTTGCGGCTGAACAGTTCCAAGAGCGAACTTCTATCGGCTCTGGCCATGGCCCTGCCTGAGATCAAGACCGACTTTGGCGAGGCGTGGGAAGATTGGCGGGAGTTTTTCTCCGGCTGTGACTTTGATCGCGGCCTCCCGGCCTTGCCCGAGACATCCAGCGAACGCCTAAAGCTGCTGCTGGCCCGATTCAATGTTTATAAGTTGTATTACGCAGTACGAGATCACGAGATCGTGCTTGAGAAGCACCTGTTTTACGCACCCTTCGACGGGTCGATTCTCCAGGTCAACCTGAGGTCCGGCTCGACGGCTCGTAGCGGCAGCCTGCTGGGCAGCATAATCAGTCTGGAGCGACAGGAGGTGCAGGTGTCGCTGCCTGCCTCAGAACTCGGTTGGATCGACGACAGCCGACCGGTGGTTTTGACCTCTTCTGAGACCGCCGAGAGTTGGCGCGGCCGCGTGGCGCGTATCGGCAAAAACGTCGACACACGCACCCAGACGGTTGATCTGTTTGTGGCCGTTGATCAGCACGGCGCACCGCCGTTGTTGAATGGAGTTTTCCTGCAGGCATCGATTCCCGGTCGCACGATCGACAGCGCCGTGACGATTCCTCGTAGCGCCATCTACGATGACAAAAGCGTCTACCGGGTTGTAGACAGCAAGCTGCAAAGCTGCGAAGTCACCGTTGCCCGCTGGGAGGTTGACTCGGCAATAGTTGCGGCGGGCCTCAATAACGGGGATACCTTGGTGGTCGAGGCGTTACAGGGTGTGACTGCGGGAATGCCGGCTACGCCAAAACTGAGCAGCGATGAAGGAAATCTCTGA
- a CDS encoding glutamine--tRNA ligase/YqeY domain fusion protein: MSDNEATAPSNFIRTIISDDVAKGKHEGRVHTRFPPEPNGCLHIGHAKAFCLNFGMAAEFGGLCNLRFDDTNPVKEEVEFVDSILEDIRWMGCDWEDRLYYASDYFHQLYEHAVQLIKIGQAYVCDLNADETREYRGTLTEPGKNSPYRDRSVDENLDLFAKMKAGDFPDGTRVLRAKIDMASGNLNMRDPVLYRILHAHHHRTGDEWCIYPMYDFTHCLSDSIEGITHSLCSLEFEDHRPLYDWFLDQLEVFHPQQIEFARMNLSYTVLSKRRLLKLVTEGHVTGWDDPRLPTIAGLRRRGYTPKAIRTFLERIGVAKRDSIVSMADLEFAVREDLNKHAPRLMGVLKPLKVVIENYPEGQTEELEAINNPEDDSAGTRQVPFSKALYIERDDFHEDPPKKFFRLAPGREVRLRYAYFIKCKEAIKDDDGNIVELRCTYDPESRGGSSPDGRKVKATLHWVSAEHAIDATLRFFDHLFAKENPLATEEGEDFTSNLNPNSLEILDQSKLEPAAKDAKVGTTYQFERQGYFCVDAKDSTPDKLVFNRTVTLRDTWAKINKGQKGK; encoded by the coding sequence ATGTCAGATAACGAAGCAACGGCACCATCCAATTTCATAAGAACCATCATCTCAGACGATGTCGCCAAAGGAAAACATGAGGGAAGGGTGCATACTCGTTTTCCCCCGGAACCCAACGGTTGTTTGCACATCGGCCACGCCAAGGCCTTCTGTCTCAATTTCGGTATGGCGGCCGAGTTTGGCGGTCTGTGCAACCTCAGATTTGATGATACCAACCCGGTCAAAGAAGAGGTTGAGTTTGTGGACTCCATCCTGGAGGACATTCGGTGGATGGGTTGCGACTGGGAAGACCGGCTGTACTATGCTTCGGACTACTTTCATCAACTCTATGAGCACGCCGTTCAATTGATCAAGATCGGACAGGCGTATGTCTGCGATCTCAACGCCGACGAGACCCGCGAGTATCGGGGCACCCTGACCGAACCGGGCAAGAACAGTCCATACCGGGATCGTTCGGTCGATGAAAACCTGGATTTGTTCGCGAAAATGAAAGCAGGCGATTTTCCGGACGGTACGCGCGTACTGCGGGCGAAAATCGACATGGCCTCCGGCAACCTGAACATGCGCGACCCGGTGCTCTATCGCATCCTGCACGCTCACCACCATCGCACCGGCGACGAGTGGTGTATCTACCCGATGTATGACTTCACGCACTGTCTGTCCGATTCGATCGAAGGCATTACCCATTCGCTCTGCTCGCTGGAGTTTGAGGACCACCGACCCTTATATGATTGGTTCCTCGACCAATTGGAAGTGTTCCATCCCCAGCAGATTGAGTTTGCGCGAATGAATCTAAGTTACACCGTGCTCAGCAAGCGCAGGCTGCTCAAACTCGTCACCGAGGGTCATGTCACCGGTTGGGATGATCCCAGACTGCCGACCATAGCCGGACTGCGGCGAAGAGGATACACGCCTAAAGCGATCCGCACTTTTCTGGAGCGTATCGGAGTAGCCAAGCGCGACAGTATCGTCTCGATGGCCGATCTCGAATTTGCGGTTAGAGAAGACCTCAACAAACATGCGCCGCGTCTTATGGGCGTGCTTAAACCGCTCAAAGTTGTGATCGAGAACTACCCCGAAGGTCAGACCGAAGAGTTGGAAGCAATCAACAACCCGGAAGATGACTCTGCCGGGACGCGCCAAGTGCCGTTTTCGAAGGCCCTGTATATCGAGCGCGATGATTTCCACGAAGACCCGCCCAAGAAGTTCTTCAGGCTGGCGCCGGGACGCGAGGTTCGGCTCCGATACGCCTACTTTATCAAATGCAAGGAAGCCATCAAGGACGACGATGGCAATATCGTGGAATTGAGATGCACCTATGATCCCGAGTCGCGCGGCGGTTCCTCGCCGGATGGGCGCAAGGTTAAGGCCACGTTGCACTGGGTATCGGCCGAACATGCTATTGACGCCACTTTGCGCTTCTTTGATCATCTGTTTGCAAAGGAGAATCCCCTGGCTACAGAAGAGGGCGAAGATTTTACGTCGAACCTGAATCCGAACTCGCTGGAAATCCTCGACCAATCCAAACTGGAACCGGCTGCCAAGGATGCCAAGGTGGGAACAACCTACCAGTTTGAACGCCAGGGATATTTCTGTGTTGACGCCAAAGATTCAACGCCGGACAAACTGGTATTCAACCGCACCGTAACTCTGCGTGATACCTGGGCCAAGATCAACAAGGGTCAAAAGGGAAAGTAG
- a CDS encoding iron-containing alcohol dehydrogenase, which yields MQNFDYRNPVRILFGKGQIAKLASLVDRSHKIMLIYGGGSIKKNGVYDQVTKALSKVDLIEFSGIEPNPQYDTCMKAVDAIKNEKVDFLLAVGGGSVVDATKFIAAAACFKGADPWAILSQWKPVREAVPFGSVLTLPGTGSEMNSGSVISRAETDQKLFFNSPAVYPQFSILDPETTFSLPTRQTINGIIDAYVHVAEQYLTYPVNSPLQDRYCESVLLTLIEEGPKVLREPNDYDARANVMWCATCALNGSVAPGTPSDWATHIIGHEITAQYGLDHAQTLALVLPGTLQVQREAKKDKLLQYGARVFGIDSGADDERIDATITATEEFFRSLGQMTRLSEYEIADEACDIIARRMGAKPVKFGEHQDIGQDKTREIMKLRV from the coding sequence ATGCAAAACTTTGACTACCGAAACCCGGTCCGCATTCTGTTCGGGAAAGGACAGATCGCCAAACTGGCAAGCCTGGTCGACCGCTCACACAAGATCATGTTGATCTACGGCGGTGGCTCGATCAAAAAGAACGGTGTGTATGACCAGGTGACCAAAGCGCTCTCCAAAGTGGACTTGATCGAATTCTCAGGAATCGAACCGAATCCGCAATACGACACCTGCATGAAAGCTGTGGATGCTATCAAGAATGAAAAGGTCGATTTCCTGCTTGCGGTCGGTGGTGGATCTGTGGTGGATGCCACCAAGTTCATTGCCGCGGCGGCTTGCTTCAAAGGCGCCGACCCATGGGCCATTCTCAGTCAGTGGAAACCGGTCAGAGAGGCGGTGCCTTTCGGTTCGGTGCTGACACTGCCCGGTACCGGGTCGGAGATGAACTCAGGCTCGGTGATATCGCGCGCCGAAACCGATCAGAAACTGTTCTTCAACTCACCGGCTGTCTACCCGCAGTTTTCTATTCTTGATCCCGAGACGACATTCAGCCTGCCGACAAGGCAAACAATCAACGGCATTATCGATGCCTATGTTCATGTCGCCGAGCAGTACCTGACATACCCGGTTAACTCTCCTCTGCAGGATCGATACTGCGAATCAGTCTTGCTGACTCTCATTGAAGAGGGGCCCAAAGTTCTGAGAGAGCCCAACGACTACGATGCCCGCGCCAATGTCATGTGGTGCGCCACTTGCGCACTAAACGGTTCGGTCGCTCCCGGTACCCCGAGCGATTGGGCGACGCATATAATCGGCCATGAGATCACCGCCCAGTACGGCCTGGACCATGCGCAAACATTGGCCCTGGTTCTGCCGGGAACTCTCCAGGTCCAAAGAGAGGCCAAGAAAGATAAGCTGTTGCAGTATGGCGCACGAGTGTTTGGCATCGACAGTGGTGCAGACGACGAACGTATCGACGCGACTATTACTGCGACCGAAGAGTTCTTCCGTTCACTGGGTCAGATGACACGCCTGTCCGAGTATGAAATCGCCGACGAAGCTTGCGATATCATTGCCAGGCGGATGGGCGCCAAGCCGGTGAAGTTCGGCGAGCATCAGGATATCGGCCAGGACAAAACGCGGGAGATAATGAAGCTGAGGGTGTGA
- a CDS encoding polysaccharide deacetylase family protein → MNKIMVLLTTTLLSLAVAGYCAAGEIALSFDDAPMSGRGYLTGMERTRTLIAKLDSLDIEQVVFYCVTNRLDGHSGRARLELYAEAGHLLANHTHNHPDLDKVGAKRFGTNITRAHQELTSFTSRVDWFRYPYLHEGRTRPERDSVRELLAQHGYINGYVTVDNYDWYIDKAFQTALKDDRAVDFEKLKVAYVDILWSGILFYDSIAVRTLGCSPKHVLLLHENDVAALFIDALIARIRAEGWTIISPTEAYTDPIADELPDVLLNNQGRVAAIAKERGYEGSLWHESEDTDWLDRYLEKAGVFR, encoded by the coding sequence ATGAACAAGATAATGGTTCTCTTGACAACGACATTGTTATCGCTGGCAGTCGCTGGGTATTGCGCCGCCGGTGAAATCGCGCTCAGTTTCGACGATGCTCCCATGAGCGGGCGTGGCTACCTGACCGGTATGGAGCGCACTCGCACACTGATTGCAAAACTCGACAGCCTGGATATCGAACAAGTCGTCTTCTATTGTGTCACCAATCGGCTCGACGGTCATTCAGGGCGGGCGCGGCTGGAGTTGTACGCTGAGGCCGGACATCTTCTGGCCAATCATACCCACAACCATCCCGATCTGGACAAAGTCGGCGCCAAGCGGTTCGGCACCAACATCACGCGCGCGCACCAGGAGCTCACATCGTTCACGTCCCGGGTCGATTGGTTTCGGTATCCCTATCTGCATGAAGGACGCACGCGGCCGGAGCGCGACAGTGTGCGTGAACTCCTGGCGCAACACGGCTACATCAATGGCTACGTGACCGTCGACAACTACGACTGGTATATCGATAAAGCGTTTCAAACGGCGCTGAAAGATGATCGCGCGGTTGATTTTGAAAAACTCAAAGTTGCGTATGTCGACATTCTCTGGTCGGGCATACTATTCTATGACAGTATCGCTGTGCGCACGTTGGGTTGCTCTCCGAAGCATGTCTTGCTGCTTCACGAGAACGACGTGGCTGCCCTGTTCATAGATGCACTGATCGCGCGCATCCGCGCCGAGGGTTGGACTATCATCTCGCCTACCGAGGCCTACACCGATCCCATAGCCGATGAACTCCCGGACGTTTTGCTCAACAACCAGGGGCGGGTGGCTGCGATTGCCAAAGAGCGCGGTTATGAAGGTTCGCTGTGGCACGAATCCGAGGACACCGACTGGCTGGATAGGTATCTGGAAAAAGCGGGCGTGTTCAGGTAA
- the pheA gene encoding prephenate dehydratase, giving the protein MAVKKVAFQGERGAFSEQAARQLAGSSARVIPCDSFDTLFDRVESGKATAGVIPIENSLIGSIHRNYDLLLERDLHVIDETQVRVLHCLIAPPGVTVRRVKKVFSHPAALDQCRRFFTKHPGLSAEPFYDTAGAVKMLSEETPPNAAAIASPLAAEIYGMKVLRKSIEDEKFNFTRFLLLSKKMRPVRGVAKTSVVFSLKNEPGNLYRALSVFALRDIDLRKIESRPSRRKAWQYYFYVDFIGSLDEDRVKYALANLDEITHFVRILGCYPARVNG; this is encoded by the coding sequence ATGGCAGTGAAAAAAGTAGCATTCCAGGGCGAACGAGGCGCCTTCTCCGAGCAGGCGGCCCGTCAGTTGGCCGGTAGTTCGGCGCGAGTTATCCCCTGCGATTCGTTCGACACTTTGTTTGACAGAGTCGAGTCCGGCAAGGCGACGGCCGGGGTTATTCCAATCGAGAATTCGTTGATTGGATCGATCCATCGCAACTACGATCTGCTGTTGGAGCGTGACCTTCATGTAATCGACGAGACCCAGGTGCGGGTGCTGCACTGTTTGATAGCTCCACCCGGAGTTACCGTGCGCAGGGTCAAAAAGGTTTTCTCCCACCCGGCGGCTCTGGATCAGTGCCGCAGGTTTTTCACCAAGCATCCGGGCCTGTCCGCTGAACCGTTCTACGACACGGCCGGTGCGGTCAAGATGCTCTCAGAGGAAACACCTCCCAATGCCGCCGCGATAGCCTCTCCCCTGGCCGCTGAAATCTACGGTATGAAAGTACTGCGCAAGTCGATCGAGGATGAAAAGTTCAACTTCACCCGTTTCCTGTTGTTGTCAAAAAAGATGCGACCAGTGCGCGGTGTGGCCAAAACATCGGTGGTGTTCTCATTGAAGAACGAACCGGGAAATCTCTACCGTGCCCTGTCGGTGTTCGCACTGCGTGATATCGATCTGCGTAAGATCGAGTCGCGCCCCTCCCGACGCAAGGCATGGCAGTATTACTTCTATGTCGATTTCATTGGATCGCTGGACGAGGATCGGGTGAAGTATGCATTGGCCAATCTCGATGAGATCACGCATTTTGTCCGGATACTCGGCTGCTACCCGGCCCGCGTGAACGGGTGA
- a CDS encoding 3-hydroxyacyl-CoA dehydrogenase NAD-binding domain-containing protein yields the protein MSRTRIIIIGAGVMGQGLSEAIATSGEEVTLCDKTTKLAERGIRGIGESIDREIHKWGLTQTDKRAILARVFPSSDVSLAEDAEIVIECIPENLQKKRELFIELDKICSSDALLITNSGTLSISEIAEATQRPSKIIGMHFLNPVTKVPLVEIVKGLKTDEETFQRAVDFAELLEKKWITVNEYPGYVTTRIIVPLLNEAMHVLMEGVATADDIDKALKLGFGFNIGPLALADMMGLDVVMSWMENLLAELSEHKYNPCPLLRKMVRAGHLGVKTGWGFFRYDQDGNRIANGSDIAHDKEGEKVS from the coding sequence ATGTCAAGAACGAGAATAATAATCATAGGCGCCGGCGTGATGGGACAGGGACTCAGTGAGGCGATTGCTACTTCCGGCGAGGAAGTCACGTTGTGCGACAAGACAACCAAGCTGGCCGAGCGGGGTATCCGCGGTATCGGCGAGTCGATCGACCGAGAGATCCACAAGTGGGGCCTTACCCAGACCGACAAACGAGCTATACTTGCCCGAGTGTTTCCTTCGTCGGATGTGTCGCTGGCTGAAGATGCCGAGATCGTGATCGAGTGTATTCCCGAAAACCTTCAGAAAAAACGGGAACTGTTTATTGAGTTGGATAAAATCTGTAGTAGCGACGCTCTGCTGATTACCAATTCCGGCACCCTTTCAATCTCCGAGATCGCCGAGGCCACCCAGCGTCCGAGCAAGATTATCGGAATGCATTTTCTCAATCCGGTCACCAAGGTGCCGTTGGTTGAAATCGTCAAAGGTCTCAAGACCGACGAAGAGACTTTCCAAAGAGCGGTTGACTTTGCCGAGCTTCTGGAAAAGAAATGGATCACCGTCAACGAATATCCGGGCTATGTAACCACACGCATCATTGTACCGCTGCTGAACGAAGCCATGCATGTGCTGATGGAAGGGGTGGCCACAGCCGACGATATCGACAAAGCGTTGAAGCTGGGCTTCGGTTTCAACATAGGTCCATTGGCCCTGGCCGACATGATGGGTCTCGATGTGGTGATGTCGTGGATGGAGAACCTGCTGGCCGAGCTGTCCGAGCATAAATACAACCCTTGCCCGCTGCTTAGAAAAATGGTTCGCGCCGGGCATCTCGGTGTCAAAACCGGTTGGGGGTTTTTCCGCTACGACCAGGACGGCAACCGCATCGCCAACGGTTCAGATATAGCGCATGATAAAGAGGGGGAAAAGGTATCATGA